In Pongo abelii isolate AG06213 chromosome 5, NHGRI_mPonAbe1-v2.0_pri, whole genome shotgun sequence, the DNA window TCAAAGGGTTAATGTGAGGATTAGAAGAGGTAATCCACTGACAGGGTTTGGTGTGGTGCTACAAACTGAAGTGGAAAAGaatcttttggtttttttgagatggggtcacgctgtgtcacccaggctggagtgcagtggtgtgatcacagctcactgcagccttgacctcctggattcaagccatcctcctgcctcagcctcccaagtggctaggatcataggtgtatgccaccatgcctggctaatttttaattttttttgtagagacaaggtctccctatattgcccaggctggtcttgaactcaagcctcaagtgatcctcccacttcagcctctcaaagtgttgggattacaggtgtgatccaccacacctggctagaaaACAATCTTTGATGATCACTATCACAGTTCATTTCCAGTGCTTGCCCCTCTGCCTGTAAGCCCCTGTGCCCTGGGGCTGAGCCTGGAAGAGTCTGGGAAGGCTGTAGAACACTTGCTCATTCTTGCGGCTGTGCACCAGCACTGGGGTAGGCTCTAGGGACAAAGAGATGTATAGGACGCAGTCCTGACTGCTGGAGCCGTTTACAGCCTGCTGGGACTTTAGCAAAGGACTATATTGGGACTAAGATGAGACAAGACTGCAGCAAGTGGTCCCAGGGCACTTGTAGGACTCTGAATGACGACTTCTTCAAAATGTGTGTGCCTGACTCACCTTAGTCCCTCCAGCAAAGGAGCACATCCTGAGAGGGGGTCCAGAAGGCACAGAAGAGGACAAGATGGGGCAGGGGTTGCAGGAGGCTTCAGGGGTTCCTGGAGAAGGTTTCAAGTCTGCTGCTGAACTTGGAAGAATAGGAAGAATTTCGAAAACTGCAAATTTGCAAAACTGAGGGCACATATATACCTGGGTAGGAACCAATAGGAACAAAGCCTGCTTTGGAGAAAAGCCCTGGACAAGTTTGGGCTGGGCAGATAGTTTGTAAATTAAACCCAGTggaggccgggtgaggtggctcatgcctgtaatcccagcactttgggaggccaaggcgggtggatcacctgaggttgggagtttgagaccatcctgacaaacgtggagaaaacccatctctactgaaaatacaaaattagccaggcgtggtggcacatgcctgtaatcccacctactcgggagggtgagaccagagaatcgcttgaacccaggaggtggagattgcagtgagctgagattgcacccttgcacttcagcctgggtaacaagagcaaaactccatctcaaaaaacaaaaaacaaaacaaaacaaaacacagaggaAATACATCATGATTTGAACAAAGGAGACTTCTTTTGTAAGAGGGCAGGAGCTCAACTTCCACTAACCCTGTACCTAGGGGTTATCTCACAGTGCTTAGAGGCTGAAGGGCtgtgaggctgggggagaggaaaTGGATTCCCCTGACAGCTGAAGCCTGGGGGAGCAGAACAGATCCAGCCTGACACACACGCAGGATGGATGGTTGCCTACAGATGCCTCATCCTTTAGTGGTGCTGTCACGGTGAGGACAGTCCCTAGTAAAATGTACAGCTGGTACCTGAAACATGGTGTGGGGATTTGAAGGTGAACAGGATAGCTTGGTCACAGGAAGGCTAGTGACagaggaataaataaatgtcaaTGTGATGTGCTAAATGTGGCAATGGGGGCCTCCTAGAGATTGAGTAGACCCCAATAAGTAATCAACCAAGAGTGGTGGTTAGGACGAGGTGGATATGGGTGAGTAGGAGACACATTTGGTAACAATGAGATATGTTCTAAAATAGAATGGGCTGGCTGGCTGGAAAGTGAGCGGGTACCCCTTACTAGAATTCAGTTCAATTGATCCAACATTTATCAAGCTTTCTCTAAATGCATTCGTCTGGAGTAAAACAGTAAATAGGATTTTGGAGGCTGTTATGTCAAGGGTAAGAGTATGAGATAGTTGCCATTAAGGAGCTGAAGCTCTAATGGGAAAGACAGAATTTCCCTAGTGCACAGGAGGGAGGGCACGCAAGGCTGGGGAACACCTGAGCCAAGGTACAGGCTCTGGAAATACCGATGTGAGCAGGGAACAAGAGGTAGACTGTGTGGCTGAAATGCTGGGTGGGTGGAGGGTTGGAGGGACTGGAGAGTGGtagccacattctttttttttgagacagagtaggctggatgcagtggctcacacctgttatcccagcactttgggaggctgaggcaggtgaatcacctgaggtcaggagtttgagaccagcctggccaacagggtgaaaccccgtctgtactgaaaatacaaaaattagccaggcatggtggtgggtgcttgtaatcccagcttactcaggaggctgaggcagaagaatcgcttgaacctgggaggcggagattgcagtgagccgagatcgtgccattgtactccagcctgggcaacaagagcgaaactctttttttttttttgagatggagtctcactctgtgagtGTGAAGCACAGCGTGACCAAGCAGGAGGGTGGGAGACAGGAAGCCCTGGTGGAGGGCAAGCTTGAGGGGCCCCGCAGGATAGAGAGGTCGAAGGCCTGACGGAGCAGTGGCAGAGAAGACGGAGGGGAGGGCCACACAGGAGCCATAAGAAGGACGCGGACAGACGATTGGATGCGGGgaaggggggtggggagggactgAAGATGATCCCCAGGTTCCTAGCCTCTGGGAGCTGGCAGTTGCCTCTGGTAGGTAGGCAGAGTTCTGCAGCAGCAGGGGGCCAGGTCAGGGGACCCTGATGGCTCTCCCCTGCTCTGGAGGTCCCTGGCTCCATGGTCAGCACAGCAGTGCTCCAGAGTGGCTCTGGGGGCTTCTGAGCAGTGGCTCCTTCTCCTCGCTTCTGCCCCTGGCATAGCAGTTGAAGTCCCAGTATCCAGTGCCTCAGCTCTCCCCTTCTTTCCCCCCTCCCAGGACTCACAGAAACCCTCTGTACCGCGTCATGGGCCAAAGACACCGTCATGCAAGGGGGTGAAGGCTCCACACCTGTCCCTGTCCTGGGCGTGGAAGCAGGACCGCGAGCAGTCTCTGGCAGCAGCCTATGTGCCGGTTGTGGTGGACTCTAAGGGGCAGAATCCGGACAAGCTCAGGTTCAATTTCTACACCTCCCAGTACTCCAACTCCCTGAACCCCTTCTACACTTTGCAGAAGCCTACCTGTGGCTACCTGTACCGCCGGGACACTGACCACACCCGCAAGCGCTTTGATGTGCCTCCTGCCAACTCGGTCTTGTGGCGCTCCTAAGCCTGAGCCAAACAGAAGCCCCTAACCCTTCACCCTCACCCCTGTGACCTCAGGTCCCCAAGGGGAAGGGCTGCTCACTGCAGGAGGAGCGACCTGTGTTCAGGCTAAGACAGCTGTGCCATGCCCACCTATTGACAATGATAAAGGGAGGTCTCTCTTCTCAGCAGCAGTTAAAGTTTGTCCTTCCTTTCCCTGGCATCTGAATGGGTGGCTGTGGGTGGGTAAACAGGCCATGGGGATGTTATACAGTAAGGTTATGTCCAGAGGTTCCTGAAGACTTGGAACGACTTGATTCTCAGTTTCCTAACCCCAAAAGTAACCTCAACCCTTCTCCAGAGCCTGAGTCCCAAGCAAAGCCCATTCTAGCTCCAGCCTCCCGACGGTCCAGGCTTGGACCCCTCCAAAAATAAGGAAGAgagggtgggcgtggtggctcacacctgtaatcccagcacttcaggaggccaaggtgggcggatcacctgaggtcaggagttcaagaccagcctgaccaacatggtgaaaccccgtctctataaaaattagccaggcatgatggcaggtgcctataatcccagctacttgtgaggctgaagaatgagaattgcttgaagccgggaggcagaggttgcagtgagctgaaatcacgccattgcactccagcctgggtgacagagtgagactccatcaaaaaaaaaaaaaaaaaaaaaaaaaaaaaaaattaaaaaaaaggaagagatccATCAACTGGCCATGACTCCTGCTCTCTTACAAGGTCATCTCACCCTGGTTGGAGCAGCTGCTGCAGAATGAGGAAGAATGCAGGGAATGAACACAGTCTTTAGGTCCCCTCCCAGACCCAGTTTTACATAAAGCTGCTGCTTCTGACTTGTAGGTTGGTGGGGGAAGAATTTCCCATCCTTCCTGTGTCCTCTGGTCTAGAAGAGCTGGCTCTGAGGCTAGTTGAGCTCATGGGTCATGGGGCATGGAAGAGGGGGATGGAGGCAGAGGGCACTGGATTCACAGCAGGGGCCTGAGTGAGTTCCCAGTCACTGCCATTCAGAGGGTAccccagtggtgtgctggagccagCTTGTACTGGCTTGTAAGAGCTGGTTGTGCCCATGTCTTCCCTACTCCACAATcagtgacttccttttttttctttgagacggagtcttgctcagtcgcccgggctggagtgcagtggcgcgatctcagctcactgcaagctctgcctcctgggttcacgccattctcctgcctcagcctcccgagtagctgggactacaggtgcttgccaccacacccagcttttttttttttttttttgtatatttagtagagatggggtttcaccgtgttagccaggatggtgtcgatcccctgacctcgtgatttgcgcgcctcggcctcccaaagtgctgcgattacaggtgtgagccaccgcgcccggcccacaatCAGTGACTTCCTGTTGGCAGTTTGAAATCAGCTGTGGTGGGAGCATTTACACCACAGAAGTGAGCAAATGCCTACAAATTGGAGTTTCTTTTTTCCAGAGAGCTCATCATtgaacatttaccagcacaccacagGGTGAATTCAGCTGGTTTCATTCCTAGGAGTCTCGTCCCTCTGTAGGTATGGTGGTGTATTCTGTGGGGCATAATTCCTGTGCAGGAGAGGTTGGGGTTGGTGTGGGAAGGAGAGACTGGTGTCCAGAGACCCCGACAAGCAGCCCACAACACAGGCCAGGCTGTTCTGTGGAGAAGATGGTAAGCAgtgtggagggaagtggagaccCCTTGAGGCAACCCTAACAGCATAGAATCCGCATTTTCCTCTTGGCTTGCTGTAGGCTCTCTTTCGAGTTAGAGGTTTTCCTCAAATGCCTGATGAGCCTTGACTGGCCTCAGACCATCTGGCATCTGTACCAGGTCTCTCCTTCTGCTTGGTCATCAGTGTTCAAGGAGCCAGCCACAGGAaggagctggggtgggggaaggcaCATGGTGTTTTTCTCACTCTCCATATGTAGACTTTCTTTTAACGCTCCATTTACAGAATGGCACATGTCTCTTCCTGAGGCTGTGCATAGACACTAGGGCCTCTCTGGCCCAAATCTCCAGAAGAACCTTCAATCAGGGTCAGGAGGGGACTGATGCCGGGAGATGCCGGTTCTGCTGCCCGGCGGAGGGCATCGGAGAGGCTAAGTGTTCCTTATACAAACTTTGGCCCGTCCTATTTTCTGCTCCACATGTGCTGCGTCCCAGCCTTCAGGGGCACCTGGTACCTCTGCCTCCCTATTCCTGCGGCAGGAATAGGTTTGTCCCAAGCTCCGCAGCCTCCTTCTCTTTGAAAGCATTTAGGTTTCGACTTTCTCCACTCTCATAAGAAAGACAGTTACCACTTGTCCATCTGTCTTGTTTTCCAAAATTTTGTTAGAACCCCTGTATCTGcagtcttttttcctcttcttttcttttttttttttttgagatagagtttcactcttgttgcccagtctggagtgcaatggcgcgatctcggctcaccacaacctctgcttcctgggttcaagcgattctcctgcctcagcctcccgagtagctgggattacaggcatgtgccaccatgccctgctaattttgtatttttagtagagacagggtttctccatgttggtcaggctggtcttgaactcctgacctcaggtgatccacctgcctcggcctcccaaagtgctgggattacaggcgtgagccactgcgcccagcccctttttccttttttgagacagttttgctcttgttgcccaggctggagtgcaatggtgcgatcttggctcaccataacctcctcctcccaagtttaagcgattctcctgcctcagcctcccgagtagctgggattacaggaatgcaccaccacacccggctaatttttgtatttttagtagagacggggtttctccatgttggacaggctggtctccaactcccgagctcaggtgatccgccccccttggcctcccaaagtgctgggattacaacaggtgtgagccactgcgcctggcctccttttgtctttaaaacatgcatttattcatattttagtgGGATTTTGAAAAGAAGCAGAGCTAAGTGGAAGTTTTCAGTCTATGTATAACTAGAAGTCTTGCTCATTCAATCAGTCGGTCACCCAACAGACCCTGTGGGCTGTGTCCTTAAGATGCAAAGATATTAACACGGACCGTCCCTTCCCTCCCAGATCCTACAGCCTGTGTAGGGTGAGGGGCAGGGTCCCCATGACGAGCCTTCACTCCCACAACAGACGCCTCCTCCCTTGCCCTGGAGAATGGGCTCCCTCTTGAGGTTTAGTTTGGTAATGCAGCCTCCATGGACGCCCTTAGAAACCCTTTAAAGAAACTGGCCAAGGTACCACCTTGATTTGAGTGAAATAGGCCCAGGAGACAACTGAACCTGTGCTGAGGGTCCTTCTGTGTTTCTGCGGAGAGGAGGGGCAAGCAGGCAGCCTTGGAGGGGGATTAGTCTGGCCTGGATCGCTGCCCCTCCTGTCTCGTCTTCCTACCTCTCTGCAGCTGCCCCATCCACTCCCTCCCCGCGGCCCCATTCCGCCAGGTGGAGCCTCTTCCTCTGATCTGGCTTCTGTCCCAGGAGGGAT includes these proteins:
- the CIMIP3 gene encoding putative uncharacterized protein CIMIP3 isoform X2 is translated as MSRDSQKPSVPRHGPKTPSCKGVKAPHLSLSWAWKQDREQSLAAAYVPVVVDSKGQNPDKLRFNFYTSQYSNSLNPFYTLQKPTCGYLYRRDTDHTRKRFDVPPANSVLWRS
- the CIMIP3 gene encoding putative uncharacterized protein CIMIP3 isoform X1; protein product: MCNHRAGEGQLRVTRSLMGRKEHENPSQPYLCGWEDSQKPSVPRHGPKTPSCKGVKAPHLSLSWAWKQDREQSLAAAYVPVVVDSKGQNPDKLRFNFYTSQYSNSLNPFYTLQKPTCGYLYRRDTDHTRKRFDVPPANSVLWRS